A genomic window from Pseudomonas argentinensis includes:
- a CDS encoding porin, with protein sequence MKMKLIAVAVGAALSVPAVAMADVSIYGRAHVSVDYLDDGARYSETNLSSNSSRLGFKGDHEINPDLKAFFQIEQQINFTTGSSSGGTSFATRDTFVGLGGNFGAIQVGRFDSPFKVARGPFNLFGDQVGDMNNLARVTSGRLDERYDNTIQYTTPDFSGFNVKVAYSMYQGQSLNITDTGNNEDSDAFSTSLNYLGGPLEASLAYEKVEEDTLRGEADSIRAAVAYKIVDNFKLVGFYQTTDFEGVSTTTSAQRDQGTFDVYGLGGEFAVAKNTALKATWMTHNNDARDRDATMWVVGVEHKLDKAVRVYANYAVVDNDDLVAYTPWSQSRTANPTGQSIDDDGVNHALGEKASGFTVGLRYDF encoded by the coding sequence ATGAAGATGAAGTTGATTGCGGTTGCTGTTGGTGCTGCCCTGTCGGTACCTGCTGTGGCAATGGCAGACGTGAGCATCTACGGCCGTGCGCACGTATCGGTTGACTACCTCGATGACGGTGCCCGTTACTCCGAAACCAACCTGTCGAGCAACTCCTCGCGTCTGGGCTTCAAAGGCGACCATGAAATCAACCCGGATCTGAAAGCCTTCTTCCAGATCGAACAACAGATCAACTTCACCACCGGCTCCTCCAGCGGTGGCACCAGCTTCGCTACCCGTGACACCTTCGTTGGCCTGGGCGGCAACTTCGGCGCCATTCAGGTTGGCCGTTTCGACAGCCCGTTCAAGGTGGCCCGCGGCCCGTTCAACCTGTTCGGTGACCAGGTCGGCGACATGAACAACCTCGCCCGCGTCACCTCCGGCCGCCTCGACGAGCGTTATGACAACACCATCCAGTACACCACTCCGGATTTCTCCGGTTTCAACGTCAAAGTGGCTTACTCGATGTACCAGGGCCAGTCGCTGAACATCACCGACACCGGCAACAACGAAGACAGCGACGCCTTCAGCACCTCGCTGAACTACCTCGGCGGCCCGCTGGAAGCCTCCCTGGCCTACGAGAAGGTCGAAGAAGACACCCTGCGTGGCGAGGCCGACTCCATTCGCGCCGCTGTCGCCTACAAGATCGTCGACAACTTCAAGCTGGTCGGTTTCTACCAGACCACTGATTTCGAAGGCGTCAGCACCACCACCTCCGCTCAACGTGATCAGGGGACTTTCGACGTCTATGGTCTGGGTGGCGAATTCGCCGTTGCCAAGAACACCGCGCTGAAAGCCACCTGGATGACCCACAACAACGATGCCAGGGACCGTGATGCCACCATGTGGGTCGTGGGTGTCGAGCACAAGCTGGACAAGGCCGTACGCGTCTATGCCAACTACGCCGTGGTAGACAACGATGACCTGGTTGCCTACACCCCGTGGAGCCAATCGCGTACCGCCAACCCTACCGGCCAGTCGATCGATGATGATGGCGTAAACCACGCGCTGGGCGAGAA
- a CDS encoding GNAT family N-acetyltransferase yields MTLVLAESLNGVPAASWDTLLSSDQPFLRHSFLASLEDSGSVGGRSGWQAAHQVLLGDDGQPQAALPAYVKHHSQGEYVFDHGWADACRRAGIAYYPKLLGAIPFSPVTGQRLLGSPEAAGQLLDGVTATLEEQGLSSLHVNFTDVAGDQALQGRAGWLQRLGCQFHWHNRGYRDFQDFLDTLSSRKRKQMRKERELVAGQGIAFDWREGHQLSEAEWDFVYHCYANTYHLRGQRPYLTREFFSLLAERMPEAIRVVLACRAVQPVAMAFSLQGGGSLYGRYWGCLAEFDRLHFETCFYQGMEQAIAQGVQRFDAGAQGEHKLIRGFEPTLTHSWHYLVHEGLRDAVAGFLQEERLGVLAYAEQAREMLPYRQA; encoded by the coding sequence ATGACCCTTGTTCTCGCCGAGTCCTTGAATGGCGTGCCGGCTGCGAGTTGGGACACGCTGTTGTCGAGTGATCAACCGTTTCTGCGCCATTCCTTTCTGGCCAGCCTGGAGGACAGCGGCAGCGTTGGTGGGCGTAGCGGCTGGCAGGCGGCCCATCAGGTGCTGCTCGGTGATGACGGCCAGCCGCAGGCGGCGCTGCCGGCCTACGTCAAACACCACTCCCAGGGCGAATACGTGTTCGATCACGGCTGGGCCGACGCCTGCCGCCGCGCCGGGATTGCCTATTACCCCAAGCTGCTCGGCGCCATTCCGTTTTCGCCGGTGACGGGCCAGCGCCTGCTGGGTTCGCCCGAGGCAGCAGGGCAGTTGCTCGATGGCGTCACGGCGACGCTCGAGGAGCAGGGGCTCTCCAGCCTGCACGTGAATTTCACCGATGTTGCCGGCGACCAGGCGCTGCAAGGTCGGGCCGGCTGGCTGCAGCGCCTGGGCTGCCAGTTCCACTGGCATAACCGCGGCTATCGGGATTTTCAGGATTTCCTCGATACCCTGAGCTCGCGCAAGCGCAAGCAGATGCGCAAGGAGCGTGAGCTGGTGGCGGGGCAGGGCATCGCGTTCGACTGGCGCGAGGGGCACCAATTGAGCGAAGCGGAGTGGGATTTCGTCTACCACTGTTACGCCAATACCTACCACCTGCGTGGCCAGCGGCCTTACCTGACCCGGGAGTTCTTCAGCCTGCTGGCCGAGCGCATGCCCGAGGCGATTCGTGTGGTGCTGGCCTGCCGCGCTGTACAGCCGGTGGCCATGGCCTTCAGCCTGCAGGGCGGTGGCAGCCTGTATGGGCGCTACTGGGGTTGCCTGGCCGAGTTCGACCGGCTGCATTTCGAGACCTGTTTCTATCAGGGCATGGAGCAGGCGATCGCGCAGGGGGTGCAGCGCTTCGATGCCGGTGCCCAGGGCGAGCACAAGCTGATTCGCGGCTTCGAGCCGACCCTCACCCACTCCTGGCACTACCTGGTGCATGAGGGCTTGCGTGATGCGGTGGCTGGGTTTCTGCAGGAGGAGCGGCTGGGGGTGCTGGCCTATGCCGAACAGGCACGGGAAATGTTGCCTTACCGGCAGGCGTGA
- a CDS encoding DUF2790 domain-containing protein, with protein MKVATAITALLSSLAPAVFAADIQNKPGAGLPTEDYHYGMKVDVQKVLYRTDVSDKRGVVPVIMVYTDSQGETHKMRFLEWGGRYDG; from the coding sequence ATGAAAGTCGCAACCGCTATCACCGCCCTGCTCTCCAGTCTCGCCCCCGCCGTGTTCGCCGCCGATATCCAGAACAAACCGGGTGCCGGCCTGCCGACCGAGGATTATCACTACGGCATGAAAGTCGATGTACAGAAGGTGCTGTACCGCACCGACGTTTCCGACAAGCGAGGCGTCGTGCCGGTGATCATGGTCTACACCGACAGCCAGGGCGAAACCCACAAGATGCGTTTCCTCGAGTGGGGCGGCCGTTACGATGGTTGA